One genomic region from Haloterrigena gelatinilytica encodes:
- a CDS encoding TrkH family potassium uptake protein has product MDLHVDYRVSVSLVGTVLKYMTVPLFLPLAIAVIYGEPVLPFVVTILVALAVGLGFEELHSEPKLGRREGFLFVALTWLAVPLIGTLPYLVAGQGTIASPANALFESMSGFTTTGSTVLGEISVERHSRSVLMWRQLTQWLGGMGIIVLMVAILPQLSVGGTQLMEEEAPGFSIEQLTPGIRETARALWRIYIGFTVLAFGLYYALHAGGLAPNMDLYNAVAHALTTMPTGGFSPEARSVEAFSPAVQWAVMPFMLIAGTNFALFWHAFNGRSDRLFENAEFRSYVGMVGLVGAILTVFLVTGLGLAETPEFVGTISGNLEASARHALFQSLAFITTTGYASMDFNTWSEPTQTVLLFAMFLGGSVGSAAGSIKIVRWYVIQRVVRRELLTDVHPNAVVPIRVSGEVIDEETIHGLLAFTLLFLILFAVSTILIYFDTHRIEENLTALEVMSATIATLGNIGPGFGIVGPMNSFLPFSDAAKLYMVFLMWIGRLEILTVLVVLTPSYWWD; this is encoded by the coding sequence ATGGATCTCCACGTCGACTATCGCGTCTCGGTGAGTCTCGTCGGTACCGTCCTGAAGTACATGACCGTCCCGTTGTTTCTGCCGCTGGCGATCGCGGTCATCTACGGGGAGCCCGTCCTCCCGTTCGTCGTTACGATCCTCGTCGCGCTCGCCGTCGGCCTCGGTTTCGAGGAGCTCCATTCGGAGCCGAAACTCGGGCGGCGCGAGGGCTTTCTCTTCGTCGCGCTGACGTGGCTCGCCGTCCCGCTGATCGGCACGCTCCCCTATCTCGTCGCCGGTCAGGGAACGATCGCCTCGCCCGCGAACGCGCTCTTCGAGTCGATGTCCGGGTTCACGACGACGGGGTCGACCGTCCTCGGTGAGATTTCCGTCGAGCGCCACTCCCGATCGGTACTCATGTGGCGCCAGCTGACCCAGTGGCTCGGCGGAATGGGGATCATCGTCCTGATGGTCGCGATCCTCCCGCAGCTATCGGTCGGGGGCACACAGCTGATGGAGGAGGAAGCGCCCGGCTTCAGCATCGAACAGCTCACGCCGGGCATCCGGGAAACCGCGCGTGCGCTGTGGCGGATCTACATCGGCTTCACCGTCCTGGCCTTCGGCCTCTACTACGCCCTCCACGCGGGCGGACTCGCCCCGAACATGGATCTCTACAACGCCGTCGCCCACGCGCTCACGACGATGCCGACCGGCGGGTTCTCGCCCGAAGCGCGCAGTGTCGAGGCGTTCAGCCCCGCCGTCCAGTGGGCGGTGATGCCGTTCATGCTGATCGCCGGCACCAACTTCGCGCTCTTCTGGCACGCGTTCAACGGTCGCTCGGACCGGCTGTTCGAGAACGCCGAGTTTCGCTCGTACGTCGGGATGGTCGGGCTCGTCGGGGCGATCCTAACCGTTTTTCTGGTGACCGGTCTCGGACTGGCGGAGACCCCCGAGTTCGTCGGCACCATCTCCGGTAACCTCGAGGCGTCGGCCCGCCACGCGCTGTTCCAGTCGCTGGCGTTTATCACCACGACCGGCTACGCCAGCATGGACTTCAACACGTGGAGCGAGCCGACCCAGACCGTCCTCCTGTTCGCGATGTTCCTCGGCGGCTCCGTCGGCTCCGCCGCGGGCTCGATCAAAATCGTCCGCTGGTACGTCATCCAGCGGGTCGTCCGCCGCGAGCTGCTCACCGACGTCCATCCCAACGCGGTGGTCCCGATCCGCGTCTCCGGCGAGGTCATCGACGAGGAGACGATCCACGGGCTGCTCGCCTTCACGCTGCTGTTTCTGATCCTGTTCGCCGTCTCGACGATCCTCATCTACTTCGACACCCATCGGATCGAGGAGAACCTGACCGCGCTCGAGGTGATGAGCGCGACGATCGCGACGCTCGGGAACATCGGCCCGGGCTTTGGCATCGTCGGACCCATGAACAGCTTCCTGCCGTTCTCGGACGCCGCGAAGCTCTACATGGTGTTTCTCATGTGGATCGGCCGGCTCGAGATCCTCACCGTGCTGGTCGTGCTGACGCCGTCGTACTGGTGGGACTGA